In one window of Nicotiana tabacum cultivar K326 chromosome 12, ASM71507v2, whole genome shotgun sequence DNA:
- the LOC142167173 gene encoding uncharacterized protein LOC142167173 — protein sequence MVFTYVYAVWEEVAHDARVLTEIASNPDNGFPFFPSSKYYLCDAAYPNTRGFLAPYLLKARFPILDKMAPYPIDIQRDVVIAYFAVHNFIRKERLNDDLFNQYDLPQVIFEEEGEHEQVLDETNGPSWTSEDSEFMNNMREELALQLMQGRGNN from the exons ATGGTCTTCACTTATGTTTATGCCGTATGGGAAGAGGTAGCACATGATGCACGTGTTCTAACAGAGATTGCATCTAATCCAGATAATGGCTTTCCATTTTTCCCTTCTA GTAAGTACTATTTATGTGATGCGGCGTATCCTAATACTCGAGGATTTCTAGCACCATATC TTTTAAAAGCAAGATTCCCAATATTAGACAAGATGGCTCCATATCCTATTGATATCCAAAGAGATGTTGTTATTGCATATTTTGCAGTTCATAATTTTATCAGAAAAGAGCGTCTAAATGATGACTTGTTTAATCAATATGATTTACCTCAAGTAATATTTGAGGAAGAAGGAGAACATGAACAAGTATTAGATGAAACAAATGGACCTAGCTGGACATCTGAAGATTCAGAGTTTATGAACAATATGCGTGAAGAACTTGCACTTCAGCTGATGCAAGGAAGAGGAAACAATTGA